Proteins encoded within one genomic window of Candidatus Fusobacterium pullicola:
- a CDS encoding peptidylprolyl isomerase, whose amino-acid sequence MAIRKFRKHIKPFIWVITILFVTSSAILAYMNMRSSYNRANVYALKLDGEKISKLDVEKTKASLIQGYSRYLGDKLDKDLIELIAFDDVINKNLTLKIAEKLNIKVPSSEVNAQYDAIENSVGNREQFKRMLAVQGYTKTTFKNEIKNNMLIEKTFQKIQEGITPTDEEILANFNENKNSLYAGKTLDEVKPEIIKSIKEQKGMERYLKLLEELKLDAKVENVAPEYQNLVEKVEIDKDGFKITNVDLAKRTLGILFMGNIDKDEAKVQANTYYENQVKLAEEAKKRGVVVDGTLPVDYQFAQYQKGLFENIKSQIKPTEADLKEYFEKNSLKYDIFPSAQADIAIVQIEPSSEDKAKAKAEAENILKTLTSENFKEKAKELSQGPSASNGGELGWFSKGDMVEPFQKAVFEGEVGKVYPAPVETVFGYHLILIEDRNDTEGKAKASHILITPKVSKETISSKEKEIAELKNKLSSKEITFENLRKERPDVIQSNSFRINDAGYISGLGYNEKLAKYILNAPENTVETVIIDDKIYIFDKTEDIKYQKAKFENVKDRVLEDYLNSKAQEEMKQYI is encoded by the coding sequence ATGGCAATAAGAAAATTTCGTAAACATATAAAACCTTTTATTTGGGTAATTACTATTTTATTTGTAACTTCGTCGGCAATATTAGCTTATATGAATATGAGAAGTTCATATAATAGAGCTAATGTATATGCATTAAAATTAGATGGAGAGAAGATATCAAAGCTTGATGTAGAAAAAACAAAGGCTAGTTTAATTCAAGGATATTCTAGATATTTAGGTGATAAATTAGATAAAGATTTAATTGAGTTGATAGCTTTTGATGATGTAATCAATAAAAATCTAACTTTAAAAATAGCCGAAAAGTTAAATATAAAAGTTCCAAGTAGTGAAGTAAATGCACAGTATGATGCAATAGAAAATTCAGTTGGAAATAGAGAGCAATTTAAGAGAATGTTAGCAGTACAAGGGTACACTAAAACAACTTTTAAAAATGAGATAAAAAATAATATGTTGATAGAGAAAACATTCCAAAAAATTCAAGAGGGAATAACTCCAACAGATGAAGAGATATTAGCTAATTTCAATGAAAATAAAAATAGCTTATATGCTGGCAAAACATTAGATGAAGTAAAACCTGAGATTATAAAATCTATAAAAGAACAAAAAGGTATGGAGAGATATTTAAAACTTTTAGAGGAATTAAAACTTGATGCTAAGGTTGAAAATGTTGCTCCAGAGTATCAAAACTTAGTGGAAAAAGTTGAGATAGATAAAGATGGATTTAAAATAACTAATGTGGATTTAGCTAAAAGAACTTTAGGTATATTATTTATGGGTAATATAGATAAAGATGAGGCAAAGGTTCAAGCTAATACTTACTATGAGAATCAAGTTAAATTAGCAGAAGAAGCTAAGAAAAGAGGAGTTGTAGTTGATGGAACTCTTCCTGTGGATTATCAATTTGCACAGTATCAAAAGGGATTATTCGAGAATATTAAATCACAAATTAAACCAACTGAAGCTGATTTAAAAGAGTATTTTGAAAAAAATAGTTTAAAATATGATATTTTCCCAAGTGCTCAAGCTGATATAGCAATAGTTCAGATAGAGCCATCTTCTGAAGATAAAGCAAAGGCAAAAGCTGAAGCTGAAAATATTTTGAAAACTTTAACAAGTGAGAATTTTAAAGAAAAGGCAAAGGAATTGTCACAAGGTCCTAGTGCTAGCAATGGTGGAGAGCTAGGTTGGTTTTCAAAAGGGGATATGGTGGAACCTTTCCAAAAAGCTGTTTTTGAAGGGGAAGTAGGAAAAGTGTATCCTGCACCTGTTGAAACAGTATTTGGATATCATTTAATACTAATAGAGGATAGAAATGATACTGAAGGAAAAGCAAAGGCTAGTCATATCTTAATTACTCCTAAAGTATCAAAAGAGACTATCAGTTCAAAAGAGAAAGAGATAGCAGAATTAAAAAATAAACTTTCATCAAAAGAGATTACATTTGAAAATTTAAGAAAAGAGAGACCAGATGTTATTCAAAGTAATAGCTTTAGAATAAATGATGCTGGATATATTTCAGGACTTGGATATAATGAAAAATTAGCAAAATATATTTTAAATGCTCCTGAAAATACAGTTGAAACAGTTATTATAGATGATAAAATATATATATTTGATAAAACTGAAGATATTAAATATCAAAAAGCTAAATTTGAAAATGTAAAGGATAGAGTTTTAGAAGATTATCTAAATAGTAAAGCTCAAGAAGAGATGAAACAATATATTTAA
- a CDS encoding sigma-54 dependent transcriptional regulator, translated as MKNAILAISERKETLKQIRKELSEQYEIITFNNLLDALDMLRESDFDIILLDEYLTWFNFAEAKRKLSGLGKDFVIVGLLEDETEAAIQELKNADIYNYLMKPVELKEMNRIILPALKNLEILKEKRKLEEKLASLEEESEIVGQSSRIKDVKNLVDKVAESDLAVLITGENGLGKEIVAREIYKKSDRRKNNYIVVSCASLPEETMDRELFGYERGAFTGANSSKKGLLEEADGGTIFLDDISAMDIKCQAKLLKVIEYGELKRVGGNKTRRVDVRFIASSNKDLKDETEKGRFRKDLYHRLTAFPIEVPPLRERKEDIPLLANYFLNKIVRELHRDTPVISGEAMKYLMEYSYPGNIRELKNMIERMVILSTDKVIDVEDLPLEIKMKSDTVENKTVVGVGPLKDILEQEIYSLADVEKVVIAIALQKTRWNKQETSKLLGIGRTTLYEKIRKYGLDFK; from the coding sequence ATGAAAAATGCTATTTTAGCAATTTCAGAGAGAAAAGAAACTTTGAAACAAATAAGAAAAGAATTGTCAGAACAATATGAAATAATTACATTTAATAACTTATTAGATGCTCTTGATATGTTAAGAGAGAGTGATTTTGATATTATTCTTTTAGATGAATACTTAACATGGTTTAATTTTGCAGAAGCTAAAAGAAAATTAAGTGGATTAGGAAAAGATTTCGTAATAGTTGGTCTATTAGAAGATGAAACAGAAGCAGCTATACAAGAGTTAAAAAATGCTGATATTTATAACTATTTAATGAAACCAGTAGAATTAAAAGAGATGAACAGAATAATTTTACCTGCATTAAAGAATTTAGAGATATTAAAAGAGAAAAGAAAATTAGAAGAAAAATTAGCTAGTCTTGAAGAAGAGAGTGAGATAGTAGGACAATCTTCAAGAATAAAAGATGTAAAAAATCTTGTTGACAAAGTAGCAGAAAGTGATTTAGCTGTATTAATTACTGGAGAGAATGGATTAGGAAAAGAGATTGTAGCAAGAGAAATTTATAAAAAAAGTGATAGAAGAAAGAATAACTATATAGTTGTAAGCTGTGCTTCATTACCAGAAGAAACAATGGATAGAGAGTTATTTGGATATGAAAGAGGAGCTTTTACAGGGGCTAATTCAAGTAAAAAAGGACTTTTGGAAGAAGCAGATGGTGGAACTATATTCCTAGATGATATTTCAGCTATGGACATAAAATGTCAAGCTAAACTTTTAAAAGTTATAGAATATGGTGAATTAAAAAGAGTTGGTGGAAATAAAACAAGAAGAGTAGATGTAAGATTTATTGCTTCAAGTAATAAAGATTTAAAAGATGAAACAGAAAAAGGAAGATTTAGAAAGGATCTATACCATAGATTAACAGCTTTTCCTATAGAAGTTCCACCTTTAAGAGAGAGAAAAGAAGATATCCCATTATTAGCTAACTATTTCTTAAATAAGATAGTAAGAGAGTTACATAGAGATACTCCAGTAATTTCAGGAGAGGCTATGAAATATTTAATGGAGTATTCATATCCAGGAAATATTAGAGAGTTAAAGAATATGATAGAAAGAATGGTAATTTTATCAACAGATAAAGTGATTGATGTGGAGGATTTACCATTAGAGATAAAAATGAAGTCTGATACTGTTGAAAATAAAACAGTAGTTGGAGTAGGGCCATTAAAGGATATATTAGAGCAAGAAATTTATAGCTTAGCAGATGTTGAGAAGGTAGTAATTGCGATAGCTCTTCAAAAGACTAGATGGAATAAGCAAGAGACTTCAAAATTATTAGGAATAGGAAGAACTACTCTTTATGAAAAAATCAGAAAATATGGTTTAGATTTTAAATAG
- the rseP gene encoding RIP metalloprotease RseP: MNILIAILVLGVIIFIHEFGHFITAKFFKMPVSEFSIGMGPQVYSYDTMKTTYSFRAIPIGGYVNIEGMEVDSKVEDGFNSKPAYARFIVLIAGVFMNFLLAFIIMFFSIYSNGKYVPSNEAVIGNVFKEAKSVKYIQPKDRILEIEGHEIKNWSDIGDNLRKITGQESISIKLERDGKIEEVSVPLTFDPNSKRGMLGILPEYSIEKYSVLEASKLSLQSGVKIVKDTLTGLKMVVTGKVKSEELSGPIGIIRVVGEASKEGAGIVFWLMALLSVNVGVLNLLPLPALDGGRIIFVLLEMIGVKVNKKLEEKVHMVGMLILFGLIIFITTNDIFNLTK, encoded by the coding sequence ATGAATATACTAATAGCAATCTTAGTTTTAGGAGTTATAATTTTTATCCATGAATTTGGACATTTTATTACAGCTAAGTTTTTTAAAATGCCTGTAAGTGAGTTTTCAATAGGGATGGGACCACAAGTGTACTCATATGATACTATGAAAACAACATACTCATTTAGAGCAATACCGATAGGTGGATATGTAAATATAGAGGGAATGGAAGTAGATAGTAAAGTTGAAGATGGATTCAATTCTAAACCAGCCTATGCAAGATTTATAGTTTTAATAGCTGGAGTTTTTATGAATTTTCTACTAGCATTTATAATAATGTTTTTTTCCATATACTCAAATGGAAAATATGTACCAAGTAATGAAGCTGTTATAGGAAATGTATTTAAAGAGGCAAAATCAGTAAAATATATTCAACCTAAAGATAGAATACTAGAGATTGAAGGTCATGAGATAAAAAACTGGAGTGATATAGGAGATAATTTAAGAAAAATAACTGGACAGGAATCTATTTCTATAAAGTTAGAGAGAGATGGAAAAATAGAGGAAGTTTCAGTACCATTAACTTTTGATCCCAATAGTAAAAGAGGGATGTTGGGAATACTTCCAGAATATAGTATAGAAAAATATAGTGTTTTAGAAGCATCTAAACTTAGTTTACAAAGTGGAGTAAAAATTGTAAAGGATACTTTAACTGGATTAAAAATGGTAGTAACAGGAAAGGTAAAGAGTGAGGAGTTAAGTGGACCAATAGGTATCATCAGAGTTGTTGGAGAAGCTTCAAAAGAGGGAGCGGGAATTGTATTTTGGTTAATGGCTCTGTTATCTGTAAACGTAGGAGTGTTAAACTTATTACCTCTTCCAGCATTAGATGGTGGAAGAATTATCTTTGTTTTATTGGAAATGATAGGAGTAAAAGTTAATAAAAAACTAGAAGAAAAGGTACATATGGTAGGTATGTTAATTCTGTTTGGACTTATAATTTTCATTACTACAAATGATATTTTCAATCTTACGAAATAA
- a CDS encoding thymidylate kinase has product MGKLIVIEGTDSSGKETQTRKLYERLEKEITNVRKLSFPNYKSPACEPVKMYLAGAFGDNALDINPYPVSTMFAIDRYASYKMEWEKFYQDGGIIVTDRYTTSNMVHQASKIESIDKKNEYLDWLEELEYSKMGIPRPDLIIFLNMPTETAAELMAQRKNKITGEDIKDIHEKDISYLKKSYENACNIAKKYNWLEIKCVENGRLKTIDEIGEEIFSVVEKIL; this is encoded by the coding sequence ATGGGAAAATTAATAGTAATAGAGGGGACAGATTCTAGTGGAAAAGAAACACAGACAAGAAAGTTATATGAAAGATTGGAGAAAGAGATAACTAATGTAAGAAAATTATCTTTTCCCAATTATAAAAGTCCAGCATGTGAACCAGTAAAAATGTACTTAGCAGGAGCTTTTGGAGATAATGCTTTGGATATTAATCCATATCCAGTTTCAACAATGTTTGCTATAGATAGATACGCATCTTATAAAATGGAGTGGGAGAAGTTTTATCAAGATGGAGGAATAATTGTAACAGATAGATATACTACATCAAATATGGTTCATCAAGCTTCTAAGATAGAGAGTATTGATAAGAAAAATGAGTACTTAGATTGGTTAGAAGAGTTAGAATACTCAAAAATGGGAATTCCTAGACCAGATTTAATAATCTTTTTAAATATGCCAACAGAGACAGCTGCAGAGCTAATGGCTCAGAGAAAGAATAAGATAACAGGTGAAGACATAAAAGATATACATGAAAAAGATATCTCCTATTTAAAAAAATCCTATGAAAATGCTTGTAATATAGCTAAAAAGTATAATTGGTTAGAGATAAAATGTGTTGAAAATGGAAGATTGAAAACAATAGATGAGATAGGAGAAGAGATTTTTTCAGTAGTTGAGAAGATATTATAA
- the dxr gene encoding 1-deoxy-D-xylulose-5-phosphate reductoisomerase, giving the protein MKKIIVLGSTGSIGTNALEVVRKSEGKFQVVGLSGYTNHNLLIEQIKEFNPKYVSVGTLEGYEIIKKEFPNIEVYCKDEGLKELALKDDYDILLTAVSGAIGIEATVEGIKKGKRIALANKETMVAAGPYINSLLKEYPKAEIIPVDSEHSAIFQSLLGGRKEEVRKIIITASGGTFRGRKREELKEVTVEQALKHPNWSMGRKITIDSSTLVNKGLEVIEAHELFGVSYNDIEVLVHPQSIIHSMVEFKDRSVIAQLGAPDMKLPIQYAFTYPEREASSALEPLDFTKASTLTFEKPDHNTFRGIELAFRAGRTGKTMPAVFNAANEVAVELFLKGKIKFLTIYEIIEKAMERHIPLEIDGVEIIKRVDSETREWVYSNYEV; this is encoded by the coding sequence ATGAAAAAAATAATAGTATTAGGTTCTACTGGAAGTATTGGAACAAATGCTTTAGAGGTAGTTAGAAAATCAGAGGGAAAATTTCAAGTAGTAGGTTTAAGTGGATATACAAACCATAATCTTTTAATTGAGCAGATAAAAGAGTTTAATCCTAAATATGTTTCAGTAGGAACACTAGAGGGATACGAGATAATAAAAAAAGAGTTTCCTAATATAGAGGTATATTGTAAAGATGAAGGACTTAAAGAGTTAGCATTAAAAGATGATTATGATATACTTTTAACTGCAGTAAGTGGAGCTATAGGAATAGAAGCGACTGTAGAGGGAATAAAGAAGGGGAAAAGAATAGCACTTGCTAATAAAGAAACAATGGTAGCAGCAGGACCTTATATAAATAGTCTTCTTAAAGAGTATCCAAAAGCGGAGATAATTCCTGTAGATAGTGAACATTCAGCGATATTTCAATCTCTTTTAGGAGGAAGAAAAGAGGAAGTAAGAAAAATAATAATAACAGCTAGTGGTGGAACGTTTAGAGGTAGAAAGAGAGAAGAACTAAAAGAGGTAACTGTAGAGCAAGCTTTAAAACATCCAAATTGGTCGATGGGAAGAAAGATAACAATTGATTCATCGACGCTTGTAAATAAAGGACTAGAAGTAATAGAAGCACATGAACTTTTTGGAGTATCATATAATGATATTGAGGTATTAGTTCATCCACAAAGTATAATTCACTCTATGGTGGAATTTAAGGATAGGTCTGTAATAGCTCAATTAGGAGCCCCAGATATGAAATTACCAATTCAATATGCATTTACTTATCCAGAAAGAGAGGCAAGCTCAGCACTAGAGCCACTAGATTTTACTAAAGCCTCAACATTAACATTTGAAAAGCCAGATCATAATACTTTTAGAGGAATAGAGTTAGCTTTTAGAGCGGGAAGAACTGGAAAGACTATGCCAGCAGTATTCAATGCAGCAAATGAAGTAGCTGTTGAATTATTTTTAAAAGGAAAGATAAAGTTTTTAACAATTTATGAAATTATAGAAAAAGCAATGGAAAGACACATTCCATTAGAGATTGATGGTGTTGAAATAATTAAAAGAGTAGACTCAGAAACAAGAGAGTGGGTATACTCAAATTATGAGGTGTAA